The Geoalkalibacter sp. genome includes the window CCGATCATCGCCGCGCTGCACCGGCTGGTTGCCGCCGCGATGGCCGAACTTGAGCTTGTAGGTCTTGCCGCCCAGGGCCAGGGAGAGCAACTGATGGCCCAGGCAGATGCCGAATACCGGTTTTTGCCCGAGAAGCTTGCGGATGTTCTCCTGGGCATAAACGATGGGTTCGGGGTCGCCGGGGCCGTTGCTGAGAAACACCCCGTCGGGATTCATGGCCAGCACCTCTTCCGCCGGGGTATCGGCGGGCACCACCGTCACGTCGCAACCCGAAGCCACCAGGTTGCGCAGGATGTTGCGCTTGATGCCGAAATCGTAGGCCACCACCTTGTAGCGCGGCGCGCCGTCGGTGCCGAGGTAGCCCTCGCCGAGCCGCCAGGGGCCTTCGCTCCAGTGGTAGGGCTGGTCGCAAGTCACCTCGCGCACCAGATCGCGGCCGACGATGGAGGGCGCCTTGCGGGCTTTTGCCACCAGGCTTGCCGCATCGAGATCGACGGAGCTGATGATGCCGGTCTGCGCGCCTTTGTCGCGAATGTGCCGCACCAGGGCGCGGGTATCGATGCCCTGGATGCCGACCACGCCGTTTTCCTTGAGGTAGGCATCGAGGCTCATGCGCGAGCGCCAGTTGCTGGGAAACTCGCAGGCCTCCTTGACGATGAAGCCGGACAGAAAGGGGCGCGAGGATTCCACATCTTCCAGGTTGATGCCGTAGTTGCCGATCTGCGGATAGGTCATGGCGACGATTTCACCGCAGTAGGACGGGTCGGTGAGGATTTCCTGGTACCCGGTCATGCTGGTGTTGAACACCACCTCACCGGTGACCTCGCCGCTTGCGCCGAATGCCCGACCGTGAAACACCCTGCCGTCGGCCAGGGCCAAAATGGCTTTCATGCTGTGCAGACTCCTTGTTAGCGTTGATAGCGGATACGCCCGGCAACGATGGTGTGGGTGGCGGCGCCGACCATCTTCCAGCCGTCAAAGGGCGTGTTCTTGCTTTTGGATACGAGTTTTTGCGCATCGACCGTCCATTTGAGCTCGGGATCGATGATCGTCACATCAGCCATGCGCCCCACTTCCAGAGTGCCGCTCTCCAGTCCCAGCACCCGCGCCGGATGGATGGTGAGCTTGGCGATGGCGTCGGCAAGCGAGAGCACGCCGTCGGACACCAGACGCAGGGTCAGGGGCAGAGCGGTTTCCAGGCCGACGATGCCGTTGAGGGCGATGTTGAACTCGACATTCTTTTCATCGATGTGGTGCGGGGCGTGATCCGTCGCGATGGCATCGATGGTGCCGTCGGCCAGACCCGCGCGGATGGCGGCCACGTCCTCGGCTGAGCGCAGCGGCGGGTTCATCTTGGCGTTGGTGTCGTAGCCGCGCACCGCCTCGTCGGTGAGGGTGAAATGATGCGGGGCCGCCTCGCAAGTGACGCGCACGCCGCGTTTCTTGGCGGAGCGGATGATCTCCACCGCCGCGCCGCAGGACACATGGGCCACATGCAGATGGCCGCCGGTAAACTCGGCGAGCATCACGTCGCGGGCGATGGGCGCGGCCTCCGCCACCCAGGGGATGCCCTTGAGACCCAGTTCGGTGGCGACGAAGCCCTCGTTCATCACCCCCTGCCCCACCAGGTCGAGATCTTCGGAGTGCGCGATGATCGGCACGCCGAAGGGGCGCGCGTATTCCAGGGCGCGGCGCATGAGTTCACCGCTGGTGACGGGATGACCATCGTCGGAAAAACCGACGCAGCCCGCTTCCTTCATATCGCCCATTTCCGCCAAGGCCTCGCCCTTGCTGCCCTGGGTGATGGAGCCCACCGGCAGCACGTGACAGAACCCTTCGGCGGCGGCCTTGGCGAGGATGTAGCGGGTCACGCTCTTGCCGTCGTTGACCGGTTTGGTGTTGGGCATGCAGGCTACGGCGGTGAAGCCCCCGGCCACCGCGGCGCGGGTGCCGCTGACGATGTCTTCCTTGTACTCCTGGCCGGGATCGCGCAGATGGACATGCAGATCGATCAAGCCCGGCGTCACCAGTTTGCCGCGAGCGTCGATGAGCTGGGCGCCCTCGGCCTTGAGGTTCTTGCCGACCTGACCGATGCGGCCGTTTTCAATGAGCAGGTCGAGTTGGTCGTCAATCCCGTGCGCCGGGTCGAGCACTCTGCCGCCAGAGATCAGAATCTTCATTGGATCTTCTCCTAGGGATTGTAATGAATTTATTGCGCCTGCTCGCCGCCCAGCACCAGATACAGCAGCGC containing:
- a CDS encoding dihydroorotase — encoded protein: MKILISGGRVLDPAHGIDDQLDLLIENGRIGQVGKNLKAEGAQLIDARGKLVTPGLIDLHVHLRDPGQEYKEDIVSGTRAAVAGGFTAVACMPNTKPVNDGKSVTRYILAKAAAEGFCHVLPVGSITQGSKGEALAEMGDMKEAGCVGFSDDGHPVTSGELMRRALEYARPFGVPIIAHSEDLDLVGQGVMNEGFVATELGLKGIPWVAEAAPIARDVMLAEFTGGHLHVAHVSCGAAVEIIRSAKKRGVRVTCEAAPHHFTLTDEAVRGYDTNAKMNPPLRSAEDVAAIRAGLADGTIDAIATDHAPHHIDEKNVEFNIALNGIVGLETALPLTLRLVSDGVLSLADAIAKLTIHPARVLGLESGTLEVGRMADVTIIDPELKWTVDAQKLVSKSKNTPFDGWKMVGAATHTIVAGRIRYQR
- the carA gene encoding glutamine-hydrolyzing carbamoyl-phosphate synthase small subunit is translated as MKAILALADGRVFHGRAFGASGEVTGEVVFNTSMTGYQEILTDPSYCGEIVAMTYPQIGNYGINLEDVESSRPFLSGFIVKEACEFPSNWRSRMSLDAYLKENGVVGIQGIDTRALVRHIRDKGAQTGIISSVDLDAASLVAKARKAPSIVGRDLVREVTCDQPYHWSEGPWRLGEGYLGTDGAPRYKVVAYDFGIKRNILRNLVASGCDVTVVPADTPAEEVLAMNPDGVFLSNGPGDPEPIVYAQENIRKLLGQKPVFGICLGHQLLSLALGGKTYKLKFGHRGGNQPVQRGDDRRVEITAQNHGFAVDAASIQNDAIQTHTNLNDNTVEGLEHKLLPAFSVQYHPEASPGPHDAAYLFEKFTKMMDKAKASEGQK